The DNA segment AAGGGCAGCAGTACGGGCAGCGCCCCCTGGCTGAGGTCGGTGACGGCGTGGCTGATGGCCAGGAGAATCAGCGGCAGTGTCAGGACAGTTTCTTTGGTGATTTTTTCGGACATTTGTTCAACTCCTTATTGCGTACACTATTAATATACTACAGCGGCTACGAGCTTGCCAGCGCCGGGAGATAACAATAAAACTGTTGAAATTATCTGTATATTCTGCTAAAATATAAATTGCCGTCGGCGGAAAGGGTGGTGAAAGAATGAAAGCGACATTCGGCGATATCGGCAGACTGTTGTTGCAAAGTATCGGCACCGCTTTGATCCTGTCGCTGCTTTTCTGGACCGCCGTGCCGTGACCGTGGGACGAATATGAGCCGCGCCTCCTGGCGTGGCTTTTATATTGCCTGTGTGGCTGCCGGGGTGCTATAATCGAAGAAGGTATTTTGCCTTCACATGAGGGGGAGACATAGTATGTGGATGACGATCAGTTTGCTTATCGCCGCCTTTGCCGCTTACTGGGTATTTAACGACTCGCGCCGCCTCGGTAACGAAACGGGCACATCCCTGATGTGGGCGCTGGGCACGTTCGCTTTTATGATCCTCTTCCTCCCGCTCTACCTCGTATTCGGCCGCAAGCCGAAGGCCGCGAAACGGCCGGCCGAGGTTATCGACATCGACGCCGTGCCGGTAGAGGAGACGATGAACTGCCCGATGTGCGGCGGTAAGGTGAAGGACGATTTCAAGACCTGTCCTTACTGCGGGTATACCTTGAAACCGAAGTGCGAAAAATGCGGCCAGGAACTTAGAAGGGACTGGAAGACCTGCCCCTACTGCGAGACGCCGGCCGTACCCAAGTAATAACTGGCAAAAAAACTTGTCCTGTTTCATTAGACATAGGGTCGGCGGTGTGTTATAATACTATCTGTCGCACAACGATAAACGCGCCCGTAGCTCAGGGGATAGAGCGCCGGCCTCCGGAGCCGGGTGCGCAGGTTCGATTCCTGCCGGGCGCACCATGAGTGTTATCAAGCCCTCCACGGTTTTCGTGGAGGGCTTTTTACATGCCTTGGGGATTGTTTTTGGGGATTAAGATGTGCAAAAAATAAACTCACTGGATCATGGGTGATTCTGTTGTATGCGTGGGATCTGGTGGCTGTTGCGTTTTCATGGCTGCCTTTACCAGGTCGTCCAGAGCGGCCACCAGCTGCTGGTTCTTCGGCTGCAGCACATGAGCGTAGATATTCCCGGTGGTACCGATATCGGCGTGACGGATGAAGTCAGAAACGAACTTGAGGTCGAAGCCGCGATCCAAGGCGTAGGTGGCCGCCATGTGCCGGAACGCGTGGGGGCTAATCTTCGGCAGGCCGTGTCTGGTGGAGAACTTCTCGATCCAGTGGCCGAAGCTGGACGGTAACATGGGCCGCCCCTCAATGGTACTGAACAGGATTCCGGTTTTATTCGCCCACTCGTCGCCGGCTTTTTCTTTGAGCTGATCCTGTTCATCTTTCAGCTTAAGCAGAATCGAAAGGGTGACGGGCGAGATGGGTACCGGCGCGGCCGATTCGGCGGTCTTAGTTTCGTCTTTGTAGGCGATGCCTTTCCCCTTAGCTCTGACGGCCGTCTGGTTGACGCGCAGGAACGATTTTTCGAAGTCGATATCCTTCCACCTTAGGCCGAGGATTTCGCTTCGTCTGAGGCCGGACGTGAGCCCCAGCAGGAAGAATGCCTGGTACTTCAGTTTGGCTTTTGTAAGGAGCAAATGGAGGAACTTGAGTAGGGTCGGCTCGTCATAGATCGGGATTTTCTTCGACTTTGCCCTGGGGGTGTCTACCGACCGGCAGGGATTCTCCTTCAAGAATTTCCACTTCACCGCCTTGGTCAAGATCGACGACACCAGCTTGAAGTGCATCTGAACAGACCGATCTGATAGCTTTCCTTCGCCCGGGGTGTCCATTCGCATGCCTTCTTCTTCGAGGTTCTTAATGAAAGCCAGGATGTGCTTCGGTTCCAGTTTTCGCAGTCGAATTTCGCCGAGCGCCTTCTTGATCCGGACGAGGAGTTGGTCGTCACGTTCCTGGGTGGTGATGCTACGCTCCGACTCTTTGGAACCATAGTTTTCCTTCCAGTAGTCGATGAATTTGGCGAAGGTCATGTTGCGGTCATTGATCGACTTGTTTTTAAGTTCTTCGGTCTCGAACTCGTTAGCCTGCTTTTGGGCTTCATGCTTACTGACGCCCTCGGCCGGGATGGTCATGGTGCGCTTGTCCTGCTTGCCCAGGTCGTCGTAACCCAGGAAGGCGATCAAGCGCCATGATTTACCCCGCCTTTCAACGGAAGCCATGCTGGGGTACCTCCTCTCCTAAAATGGGATTTCTTCGTCGGGGAATACCTGTTGGCTTTCTTCAACGACTTTTTTCCAGTTTTTTAGAAGGTCGCGGTCATAAAACTCAGATAGTTTTCCGCAGTGCGGGCAAAAGCGAGCGTTGCCATCCAAAACGGCGCCGCAGCCCTCGTGCCATCTTTCATTTTCTTCGTAACCGTTACACTTGTTTACTAAGTATGATCCGCAAATTTTACAGTATTCACCTTCGGGATGAATCTCTTCGTTCCCACATCGAGGGCACATAAGCGCCTTGCCGGATGAATCTACTTCGATGCCGTCGTAAATCACATACCCAACTCCTTTGAGTGTTTTATAATCAGGGTTTATGCATAGATCGGTACCGCAAGCCGAGCAAAACCGATGAAATCTTTTTACCGGAGCCTGGCATTTTATGCAATAAGTCTTTTTTGTGGAAAGGTTTTTCGATATGCCAGCCTTGTCCATCTTGTTTTTTGATAATACTGCGATAGCCTCAATGGGTGTACCATTTAGATATTGACTGATTTCATACTGTAGGCTGCCGATTCGATTTTGTATAACGGTTCGAGAAACATTGAAATGTCGAGCCAACTGGGGAATTACGTCCTCCAGTTCTACGTAGCTTTGGGCAGCTTGCCTTGACAACAGTATGTACATCGGTATAAATATTTGAAAAGGTAGTAGCGCCTGGGCAGCGCCCTCGTTAGCCTGCCACTCCAGGAAAGGATCCTGGGGGATGGTTTTGGAGGTGCCGCCATAGCATAAGAATTCGTCGGAGTCATGAAAGGTATAATGAATCAACTCGTGCATGCAATCAAAGTTCCGCATTGCATCGTCACGATTGAGATTAAGGCATATTGAGGTGTGTCGGTTCCCCTTAAACAAGATGCCGCATATATCTTGTAAGTCTAATTCTTCGATTATCGGGTTGTTGCAGTATTGTTGCGCAAGGAGAATCGAGTTCACAGGATAACAGCGATCGATATAGCTAGCGTCAAGGCGCTCCATTAACCGATCGACATTTCTGTATAAAGTGCTTTTATCCCAGAACCTTGTATCCATACTATTTGTCGCGATTTTTTGCCCTTTCCAAAAAATCTACAGCGAGTCGTACGTCGTCGGGGCTGAATCCTTTTTCCTTTGCTTCTTTCATAACCCTAAAATATCCAGCTTCAAGTTGCTCGTTGGTGTATTCTTTTTTCTCTTCCCCATAATATCCACACGCAACCATAAGATCATCATATGTAACTTCGTTGTGGGCCTTCGAGGCTAATTTGGAAAGGGTGCTAGGTCGAGGTGGACCATCAACCTCCATTTTTATAAATTTTGATACTTGCGGCAAGCTAACTCCAGCCTCGTTTGCATATGCTTCCCTTGTACGGTGTCCTTGTGCTTTTACTAGCAATTCGGACAGCTTTTTTTTATCGAAAGCTAACATAATTCACACCTTCCTAAGTGCTTTTCAACTATAGTATAAACTAATGTAAAGTAAAATTCAACTAAATTTAAACTTAGTGCTTGACATGTTTTTCTTACGATGCTAAACTGTAGTCGAATTAACTAAAGTTTAGTAAAAAAATGTCGTAATTCTTGTCGAAAGGAGGGAGATAGGTGTTACTGAACAAAGAAAAGTTCGGCGAACTGCTTCAAACCAGCTTTAAAGGCAATTATTCTCAGGCCGCCCGGGCCTTCGGCGTAACCCCCCAGCATATACATAAATTCATGAAAAACAAGGGTGCGAATGCTGGGGCAGAACTTTTGGGCGGTTTTGCAGTTTTTTGCTTTCAACAGCGGATGAACTTCTGGGATTTTATTATTTTGCCTGAACACTTAACTAAAGTTAAGTTGACTGAAGAAGGGGGAGTGCCGCATGTTGCTAACGGCTGACGAGGTTATCCAGCGATTCTTTACGACCTCCAGCCGGATGTCTGCACACAAACTCTACCGGCTGGCAAAGAAAAGGCGTATACCGTCAATCAAGCTGGATGGTCGGGTGTTTTTCCCTGAGGACGAACTGAGGGCATGGATTGCCACCGAATCTCGGGTGCAAGCGTCTAGTGCCGTGCTGAAGGTGTACGGCCGGGACAAGCCCGTAGGCGACCTTGGCCGACTGAGGGTCATAAACGAGTAGGAAGGAGGTCTTGCAAATGACTCGAGTTCGTATCCAACTGGACAAGCAGTGGGCTGCCAGCAGGGACGCCCGCCTGGTTGCCTGGGTGATTATCAACTGCCGGCGCCTGCTGTTCTGGTTAGCCGGCCGATGGGGACCGGTAGCACTTGCCGGTGTGCTGATCTGGTTGGCCTGGATGGTAGGAGGGTGGAGATGAGCAGAAAGGTGCGCGTTACGACGACATTCTCGCCGACCCCAGCCGAAAACCGTCCCCCGTTATGGGCGAAGGTGCTCTGCTGGATTGGCCTGCACCGGTGGCGCCGCATTCGGATATTCAACCGGGAATGGCGACGGTGTCAGCGGTGCAGGCGGTTAGAAATCGACCGAGGGGAGGTGCATAGAAGTGGCATCAATGCGAAGAACGATGCAGCGTCGGTGGTATTTCAAAGAGCATCCGGGCGCGCCGCGCGGCACACACAAGCCGACTGATAGAACCTGGTCAGTTATAAAGAAGGGCAGGTAATCACGATGGCCTCTATCCGCACCACCGCAATCCGGCTCCGCGAGCAGCAGCGCGTCGTCCAGGCATATCAGCAGCTGCTTGCCTTGGTCGATGACCCCGACTGCCGGCGCCGGTACCGGCGCAAAGCAAAAGTCGCCCTGAGGATAGCCGAGCGACTGGCACGGAGACTCAACGAGAAAAAGAAAAAGACTGCCACAAGAGCAGCCTAACGACATGAATCTACTGATATCGTACCACGCACCGCGGTATCAGTCAATGGAGGCGCATATGGAACAACAAGATTTTGACAGCGGTTACGAATACGCCCGCCGGCACCACCTGGCGACCTGGCAGGGATATTCGACAGGGACTCTAAAGCAGCTCGCCGCTGTTTTTGTGTCCGCCGGCTCGGGACATGCCCTCGGCCAGGCCCGAGTCATTGAAGAGATACTGGCAGGGAGGGCGGCCAATGCGAAAACGCTATCTTGAACTCCTGGCCTCTACCGGCCGGCCCGGCAGAACTGATCTCGCCAGCTGGTTAGAATCCACCGACTTCTTCACGGCCCCCGCCAGCACCCAATACCACGGCGCTCACGAGGGCGGATTACTGGAGCACAGCCTGGCGGTATTTCACAACCTGGAGTTGATTTACTGCCAGTTTCCGGCGCTGATCGGCGTTAAGCAAGACACCAGAATCCTAGTCGCCCTCCTCCACGATATCTGCAAGGCCGATTTCTACACCGTCAGCACCCGGAACGTTAAAAATGAACAAACCGGCCAATGGGAAAAGGTGCCGTATTACGCCATCGAGGATACAATTCCCCTCGGTCATGGTGAGAAGAGCGTCATATTGGCCATGCGACACATGCCGCTGACCGGCGACGAGATCATGGCTATTCGCTGGCACATGGCCGGCTTCGACGACGCGGCACGACAATACGCGGGTGGACAAGCCCTGGCCGCCGCTCTGAAAAAGTATCCGCTCATCACCGCCCTACATATGGCGGATCTGGCTGCAACCTATTTTGACGGGAAGTGATCGTCTATGTCTGGCCGTAAATCAATCAAATCGTATCGACTTGGCATTCCGGTACCGCCCAAGGGCCGCACGTTGGCGCCAGTGCCTAGCGCCTGCCGCGTGACGCAGGGCTATTTCCCGCCGCCCGATGAGGCTCTGGATCTCGGCTGGACGCCGGCGCAGATGATGGAAGGCTGCCGTCGGGTACCGCAGGAGGAGCTAACCGACGAACTGCGGACGAGGCTGCTAACGGCTGGCCTGCCCCTGGCACAGATCGCGGAGCTGTTCTGCTTCAGTCGGGCCAAGAGAAACCGCATCCGCCAGGAGGCGATTGCCAACTCGCCGGATGATGACCCGGAGGCTGTTCTGGAGCAGCTGGAAGATGACGACACGATGGAGGACGACGAAATGGCTGCGGCTATCAAGCTCGCGTCTCTCGAAGAGGCGAAGCAGTACGGCATTAAACTGCCGGAGGAGGGAAATAAGACCATGAAATTCCACGAAGCTGTTTTGTCGGGGCAAATGGATCCCCGTCAGGCGATAATCAAGTGCGAACCTTCGGAACGCGGCGATATCACCAAAGAAGTTTTGGACAAATGCGCCGCCGTGGGGATGACGGCCAAGGAGATTGCGCCGGGGTTCCGTGTCAAAGAATCGTTGATTTACAACGAGTGCTGGCGCAAGAATGTAAAGCTACTGAAGAAGAACCGCTATTCGGCAAAGCCTGTCGCCCCCGAAAATACAAAGCCGGGGAACGTCTCTGGGGGGGGGCACAGACGTGCAGCCTAAGGACGACAAGCAGGCGGCCGCGGCCGGCGGAGTTGTAACAGGCCCCACGATGGCAATAGTCGGCGAACCGACAACCCCGGAGCCGGTCACGCCGATCGTCGCCGGCGACCTGCTGGTGGCCGACACGCACACGCCGACACCGGCCGAACTGGCCGACATGCTGGAGATTGGCGGACGGCCGACGATCTCGGACGATGAAGCCGTACAGCAGATCATTCAGTCATTCCATAACAGCGACGGGCCGATTAGCCGTCCTGCTATTCGCCCCCGCCGCGTCTATATCGCCCACCCGCTGCGCGGCGGCAAGCTCCAGGATAATATCAACAAGGCTACCGCGATCTGCAGCAAATACGCGCAGCGCAGCGACATTATCCCGATGTCCCCGATTCACGCATTCTGCTTCGTCGACCCAATGACGTTCAACCAGACCAGGGGCATGGAAATGTGTTTCGCCCTGCTGGCCAGCTGTGACGAGCTCTGGGTGCATGGCGAGTGGTGGACGTCGGAGGGCTGCCTGGCTGAAATCTGCTGGGCGAGCATGCGGGGTATTCCGGTTCGGTTCATGACGGTGCATCCGGTGGTGGCGGCGTCGTGACCCGCTACGCGGAGAATACCAACGTCGACGAATCCCGTTCCCGCGGCGAGATCGAGCGCACACTGCGCCGATACGGAGCCCAGGGCTTCGGCTACGCCTGGGAAGGTGCCAACGCTATGCTGACGTTTAAGGCAAACGGCCGTATGTGTCGATTCCTCCTGCCGATGCCGGCCCAGGATGCGCCGGAATTCGTCTATACGCCTGAGCGGCGTACCAGGCGGAGTCCTGCTGCAGCCCAAACCGCCTGGGAGCAGGCCTGCCGGCAGCGGTGGCGGGCGATGGCACTGCTGATCAAGGCGAAGTTGGAGGCCATTGAGAGCGGCATCGTAACTTTCGACGATGAATTCCTGGCGCCGACGCTACTGCCGAACGGTCAGACGGTCGGTCAGTGGGCGGTACCGCAGATCGCAGCGGCGTATGAACGGAACGAGATGCCGGCGCTGATGCCGGGGATGGGGGACCGATAAGCATAAGAAAACCGCCTATTCGGCGGTTCAGTAAAAACCATCTATCTTTTCTGGTGGTTCCTGCGGCACGCCGGCCTTAATCTGCCGATCTATGGCGGCGATCCGGGCGGCCTCGTCGCTGGCCGGGGCCTCGGCAAGACAAAGCAGGAAGTCAGTACCGTATTTCGCCCGGTATTCTCCGAGCTTGCGTTCAATCGCAGGAGTCATAATTCCGCCGGCCATACCATTCAACTCCTTTTCTTAAAGTATATGTCAGCCAAAATTCATGGTCAAGAAGGCCAATTTGATGTTTTGAAGGGAGAAGCCATGATTACCAATATCCGAATAGATGCGATATCCCCCCACCCCGACAACCCCCGCAAAGATTTGGGCGACCTGACCGAGCTGGCCGAGAGCATTAAAGCCCAGGGCATCTTACAGAACCTGACGGTTGTTGCAGCTCCTGGTTCATCAGAAACTCATTGGCGTGTCGTGATCGGTCACCGCCGCCTGGCGGCCGCGCAGCTCGCCGGCCTGGAGGAAGTGCCGTGTGTAGTCTCCGTCATGGACGATAAGACCCAGGTGGCAACCATGCTGCTGGAAAATATGCAGCGCAGCGACCTGACCATCTGGGAGCAGGCCCAGGGGCTCCAGATGATGCTGAACTTCGGAGAGACGGTCGATAGCGTCGCGGAGCTGACCGGGTTCTCGGGGAGCACGATTCGCCGCCGTGTGAAGCTGCTGGAGCTGGACGGGGATAAGTTCAAGAAGTCGGTGGCGCGCGGGGCGACGCTTGCCGATTACGCCGAACTGGACAAGATCAGCAGCGTCGAGATGAAAAACAAGGTCTTGGAGAAAGTCGGGACGGCCGACTTCCAGTGGACATTGAAAAGTGCCCTCGATGCGGAGAAGCGAGAGAAGAACCAGGCCGCATTGATCACGGAGCTTGAAAAGTTCGCTGTTCGGGTTGAAAAAGGTGACAGGC comes from the Sporomusaceae bacterium genome and includes:
- a CDS encoding DUF4406 domain-containing protein, whose protein sequence is MQPKDDKQAAAAGGVVTGPTMAIVGEPTTPEPVTPIVAGDLLVADTHTPTPAELADMLEIGGRPTISDDEAVQQIIQSFHNSDGPISRPAIRPRRVYIAHPLRGGKLQDNINKATAICSKYAQRSDIIPMSPIHAFCFVDPMTFNQTRGMEMCFALLASCDELWVHGEWWTSEGCLAEICWASMRGIPVRFMTVHPVVAAS
- a CDS encoding ImmA/IrrE family metallo-endopeptidase, which produces MDTRFWDKSTLYRNVDRLMERLDASYIDRCYPVNSILLAQQYCNNPIIEELDLQDICGILFKGNRHTSICLNLNRDDAMRNFDCMHELIHYTFHDSDEFLCYGGTSKTIPQDPFLEWQANEGAAQALLPFQIFIPMYILLSRQAAQSYVELEDVIPQLARHFNVSRTVIQNRIGSLQYEISQYLNGTPIEAIAVLSKNKMDKAGISKNLSTKKTYCIKCQAPVKRFHRFCSACGTDLCINPDYKTLKGVGYVIYDGIEVDSSGKALMCPRCGNEEIHPEGEYCKICGSYLVNKCNGYEENERWHEGCGAVLDGNARFCPHCGKLSEFYDRDLLKNWKKVVEESQQVFPDEEIPF
- a CDS encoding hydrolase: MRKRYLELLASTGRPGRTDLASWLESTDFFTAPASTQYHGAHEGGLLEHSLAVFHNLELIYCQFPALIGVKQDTRILVALLHDICKADFYTVSTRNVKNEQTGQWEKVPYYAIEDTIPLGHGEKSVILAMRHMPLTGDEIMAIRWHMAGFDDAARQYAGGQALAAALKKYPLITALHMADLAATYFDGK
- a CDS encoding tyrosine-type recombinase/integrase, with protein sequence MASVERRGKSWRLIAFLGYDDLGKQDKRTMTIPAEGVSKHEAQKQANEFETEELKNKSINDRNMTFAKFIDYWKENYGSKESERSITTQERDDQLLVRIKKALGEIRLRKLEPKHILAFIKNLEEEGMRMDTPGEGKLSDRSVQMHFKLVSSILTKAVKWKFLKENPCRSVDTPRAKSKKIPIYDEPTLLKFLHLLLTKAKLKYQAFFLLGLTSGLRRSEILGLRWKDIDFEKSFLRVNQTAVRAKGKGIAYKDETKTAESAAPVPISPVTLSILLKLKDEQDQLKEKAGDEWANKTGILFSTIEGRPMLPSSFGHWIEKFSTRHGLPKISPHAFRHMAATYALDRGFDLKFVSDFIRHADIGTTGNIYAHVLQPKNQQLVAALDDLVKAAMKTQQPPDPTHTTESPMIQ
- a CDS encoding zinc ribbon domain-containing protein — translated: MWMTISLLIAAFAAYWVFNDSRRLGNETGTSLMWALGTFAFMILFLPLYLVFGRKPKAAKRPAEVIDIDAVPVEETMNCPMCGGKVKDDFKTCPYCGYTLKPKCEKCGQELRRDWKTCPYCETPAVPK